ATAAGGGTTAAAAACTGTCCAACGCATTATTAAAAACTGGAAGGCTAGTGGGGAACATCGTTTTTGAGGAAGAAATGTGGTCGGCGATCGCTTAAGTGTTTCGTGAAATTATATTGTAGAAAAGCAACAGTAAAACCCAAGGCTGTGTTTAATGGTGAAAGTTAGAGCATTTCCAGGGCTTGGAATTGGGACTGAACAGCTGCGTTGCCTTAACAAAACCACTAATATGTGAAAGAAGGCTTCAATTTGCTAGGGAGTAAAGATTAATACTTGTAATATAAGCTAGCAAATGGTTGCACAAATCTGGATGTCCAGCCTACCTCTCCCACtacagaacagaaaaaaaagtgggGGTTGGGTATGAATGAGACACCATTACTGGTAACAGCAATTTTGTGCAGATATAGCTATTTACATTATATAAGtgacctttatttattttgctttacaCTCATTCAATCTGTTTTCTAGTTTCTTTTGAGGGCCCATGACATGATGGATGAGTTTAACCTAGCTAGTAACCGGTTACGCTGGCTCGTCTCTGCACAGTAGGATTCTCTGACCGCTCATAAATCAGCCTGTGACACCCCACCGATGTGTCAGTGACAGTCATAAACAGTGCGGTGCACCAAAACGCATGAGCTGTGGTTCTGGTGGGAGTAcagtgcgtgtttgtgtgtgtaagctTAGTAACTCTCAATGATGtaggagcagagctgctcataCACATTCAGACAAAGGCTTCTGAAACTCTCATCCATCATTCCCTGTCTTCTGCGTCCGTCTTCCTTGTTCTCATCCATCAGTTTTGCTCCCACCTTTAGCAACAGCTATTCTTTTATTATATtgcatctgtttgtgtgtgtgtgtgtgtgtgtgtgtgttctttccaGGAGAGGCAGTTTGTTCTTGAAGGAGACAGTCTTATGAGTGGCAAGGGACGCTGTCCATTCGACCCCAACAGCCCCTGCACATCTGTTCTCTCCAGTAAGACATGTCCCCCACTATGAATGCCAACAAAACTGTAGtgcgtgttttatttttatttacaatcTCTAAATGCGTCTTAAATCGCCTCTTAACTAAAAGTTCAACTTAACGTTTGTGAGGGTGACCTCTTAAGGGTCAatgctgccaccttgtggtcaTATTTATATATGCATTCAAGTCACAATACTAAATAGCAAGTGTGTATGTTAAATGGGTGTGTGGATCTTTTAGAAGGAGAGCTGTACATCGGCCTGTACACAGACTACTGGGAGAACGACGGTGCTCTCTGTCGCCTTAACAGACAGACCCACACACGCACCGAGAGAAATGACAGACAGCAACTCAACAGTGAGTGGCATTTAAATGTATATACTTTGTAGAATCTGAATGTACCTGGCTATAACAGATAGTAATAAACTTGAAACTCTGAAGAATATACAGTGAAATATTCAATTGGGTTCATTTGTATTGCTTCGGATGCTCAAGTGCACAATATTTATAAAAGATACTTTAATTCAATTCTTTTGAAATTCTTCATTCACCAGATCCCAAGTTTGTGGGGGCAGCAGTTATACCTGACAACGACGACAGGGATGATGATAAAGTTTATTTCTTCTTCACCGAGCTGGAGACCAACCCTGAGGGAGCGAAGAaggccgtgcacacacacgttggCCGAGTGTGCGCGGTAAGAAAACCAAAGTGATCGTGAGATTTagcggatggggggggggcacagctcTGTACTTATGGGCTTCATGTGCTTCCATTCCTCAGAATGATCAAGGAGGACAGAGAATGCTGGTGAATAGATGGAGCTCCTTCCTGAAAACTCGCCTTATTTGCTCGGTGGCCAGTCCAAACGGCATCGACACACACTTTGATGAGCTTGGTAAGGTTAATATAGCCTTTTCCCATCTTTTCCCCCTTATTTTTgtataattattcatttattcattacaaTCTAATCTTACCTTGTCTTATTCCAATACCCAACTACATCATTGCAGGCCCATTCTGGTCTGTCTCCAAACTTATAAATGTCATTCCCAGTATTATAAATGTTTCACCCACACTGCTTTGTACATATATTGTTACTGGCTCTAAAAATTTAGCGATGGAAACCAAATCATACCTATAATTGTATTGGTAAATGGTCAAACAAACATAAGGCTCCTAAATACAAGAAAAAACTAAAGTGAGTTCTGCTGGAGTGTCATTCATAATAGCAGCTGTTAAACGTGCTACTagacactccacacctcactacactacagcagtttacacaacaactcactagcttagtaaccaatgtagctactgtttaaacctgtcctgcgcactcatgcactttatcatctgtatctgtatacacgtaatttataatttgcacatctcctctatcttatgtaaatagctaaatagctcctgcacttatagtccaaggcatttaatgtaaacaccatctgtaaaatatgtttatagcacaacccggtaaacgattgtaaaataaccgccatactgtatttattaagttattatcctcacttgctgcttcttttgtacttctggttagatgctaaactgcattttgttgctctgtacctgtacatgtgcaataacaataaagttgaatctaatctaatctaatctagaCAAAGAATGCTGCCACAAAATGCTATGAAAGCTGCTATGATAAATGCAATCCAAAGAGATTTTAAGTTATTACTCTAATGAAGGTCAGCCCCAGTGTCAAATCAACGCTGTCTCCTTCTGGTGTTTCCAGAGGATGTGTTTGTGCTCAAGGATAAAGACGGAAAGGACCCAGAAATCTTTGGCCTTTTTAGCACAACAAGGTGAGCAGAGGGCACGACATTTACACACATTCAGAGTTTGGTCGTCAATCTAAAGGCTAATGGAATGCTGCTTTTGCAGTGCGGTGTTTAAAGGCTACGCGGTATGTGTCTATCGCATGGAGGATATTCGAGCTGCTTTCAATGGCCCGTTTGCCCAGCGAGAAAGACCTGAGCATCACTGGACCCCTCACGAGGACAGAATCCCCTACCCTCGACCTGGATCTGTGAGTCTTACACCAACAGTTCACTATTTTCCCTGCAAAAGGAAGCTAATCTACAAATAAGGACAACAAGCACGATTATATGGAGATACTTCAAGCTTAAAAAGAGCTAGCATGCATTCCCAGCCCTTTCTGTTAGCCTGTTAGTGACAGAGGTCGTCTGTGAGGGCCAGTGAGAGCATGTAGAGCAGCAGTGGTGAGTGTCACCACTGATGTAGCAGCCTCAGCAGGTCAGATCTGAGCCAGACTACAGCatgacaggttttttttggaGTCACTGACCTCATGTCTCCCTTTTTCTCCCACGCCCTACAGTGCGCCAGCAAGATGAGCGGGGGCGGCTTCTCCAGCTCTAAGGAGTTCCCTGACGAGGTGCTGCGGTTTGTCCGAGCCCACCCTGTGATGTATCGTCCTGTTCTACCCCAGTACAACAGGCCAgtcctgctgcagacagaacCGGGCAGGAGGAAGCTGACCCAGATCGCTGTGGACCGAGTCCAAGCCCAGGACGGACACTACCATGTCCTCTACATCGGCACGGGTACGTGAAGACTGGAGATGCTGTGACTCTTTAAACGCCACATTAGTGGCACTAAAAACATGACCGCAGGAAGTTTGTGATAAATCAAAGATGCAAATGAGTAAATAGgttggattttttcccccagatgaTTCCATGGTGCTGAAAGTTATCACCATCTACAACAAGGACACAGACAGTATGGAGGAGGTGCTCCTGGAAGAGCTGCAAGTATTTAAGGTATTTCATTTACAGGTGCAGAGTTTAGAGCACTTCAACAGTGCCTGATATCATATATGGGACTGATACCCAGCAGGATTTGTGCAAGTGAACAATAAACTGCTCTGCAGTCATCACCTGTCACAATTTCGACCTGACCCCATGTTGGTTAAATGTCCTCCTATCCGCAGGTGCCAGCACCAATACAGGAGATCATTATATCCCCTAAACGGGTAAGTTTATGTGTAGTTTCCCGTTTGGCCACAAgatgttaccatagcaacactTTCGGGTGTCGTATTGATCAACTCTGGTGGATGAGGTAAATCCCGGGAGCAGTTTTGTGATCTCAGTCATGTctttgatgctctgcagcaACAGCTGTATGTCGGGTCGGAAGTGGGCGTGGCCCAGGTCAGGCTGCACCAGTGTGACCTCTACGGCTCAGAATGTGCTGACTGTTGTCTTGCTAGAGACCCCTACTGTGCCTGGGATGGTCTCACCTGTTCCAGATATTATCCTGCTGGAGTGTACAAGAGGTAaccacacacgcgctcacacacacacaggtacaaaCGCATACTTCACTCCATTTTGTTGcagaggtgtttgtgtgttatcaGCACTTCACACCAATCAgtgctcctgtgccagcagaaCATCTTACCCTGAATGTCACATGACTCTGAGGCCGCCTTATCATGTCAATGTCAGAATATCCTGGGGACATGGCGGCCACATGTTACGCAATGCCTCGATCAGTATGCAGCGAGCGCCGCCCATCCTCTTTTCCTTTCTactgcttcccccccctcttTCCCCACTTCCACAACAGCACAtgttgaaaatgacttttttctgcttctcccgcTCCAATCACAGCCGACGATTCAGGCGGCAGGATGTTCGCCATGGCAACGCCGTCCAGTTGTGCAATGGGCTGCAAATTGATGGTTAGTGTAtaaagccgtgtgtgtgtggtgtgtttagGTGCGACTGCCCATTTAACTGATGTAATGTAAAGCAGAAATGCTGCCTCAGGTCTGCAGACATGCTAGATTAGTTGTGGTTGGGGACAGAAAAGCTACTACCTCTTTATTGTGCACCGGAGTCAGGATCCCTGAAGAAACACCTCATCTTTGGGTAACAAGATGGCAGTTGATTGCCATTTTTTAGCCTCTGATATATGTGTACATAGCAATTTAAAGATTGTGGTTGTGGTTgcatgtctgagtgtgtgtgtgtgtgtgtgtgtgtgagcgggtgGTCTGGGTGGGGGGATCGGGCCTTTTAATCTTTTGACTTTTTACCTGTCCAGCAATTTGTGTGATAtttcttgtctgtgtttgtgtgtgttttcacataGGTGAACAATGGCACCGAGGTGAGCAGAGGCTGGTGTACGGGGTGGAGAGCAACAGCACCTTACTGGAGTGTGTCCCGCGCTCACTTCAAGCCAGGGTCCTCTGGTTCGTCCAGACTGGGGATGAGAGAGTGGAGGTGAGTTTGGGGAAACTTTACATGAAGGAGAAATAATCCGAAGCATCTGTATATGATGTGCTGCGCCATAAATAGCTGAGAGAACCGCCCTCGTCTCCTCCCCTCAGGTTCAAGGTGATGAGCGCATCATCGTGATGTCTCACGGGCTTCTGTTTTTACAAGTGAGAAGCTCTGACACCGGCGTGTACGTGTGTCAGACAGTGGAGCATGGATACGTGCACACCTTATTGCGGATCACTCTTCACGTCCTGGGAGGCGAGAGGGTGAAGTCGGCGATCCACAGGGCCGACGGCGCGGCTGAGAAACCCGCCCTCAACTGCCACTCCTCCACAACCCGCCTGCTGGGCCCGAGCATCAGCCCCAGGACTCTGGCGCCGTCCTCAGGGCCGGGTCCCCATTCCAGGCTCTGGTACAAAGATTTCCTCCAGCTCATCGGCTACGGAGACGCGCAGAGAGTGGAAGAGTATTGCGAGAGAGTTTGGTGCTCCAGCAAAAAACACAAGAAGAGCAAACGCAGATATGCTTCTTTGggtggggagaagagaggaaaagggagagCAGACGAGAACTCCCACAGGGCTCCCAGACACACCTTGGACACCTAAGGAGAACACACACTGGCCAATACtactacacacaaacacacatatggtACAAAGGTCAGACTCATGGTGTGCAACATGCTTTAACTTTGCTGTGAACATGAGCTGTAAAAAAAGACCAGCAGGTCATCTCTGTCCTGCGGTGACATCCTTTATCATCCTATATCTTGACTTTTCCCTCTAATTAAAAACATTACCTTTGAATGATAAAGTAATAGTCATATATACACAACTACCGGATACTGAGAACCTCCGTATGACTTTGGTGTTTACCTGAAGAGACGTTCAAACACATGATGAGGAGAGCTCCGGTGGAACGACCCAGCCTGCCGGAGCTGTTGGTCCAACTGGAAGCAAAGactgaagctccgcctcctctttaATATGCCGATGATGTTATTGTACCTGTATTGTATGTTTTTTACTGTGGTAAAGTGAGTGGCCTTTTAATCTCTGTTTGTGACACTTGGATAACTTATTGTCTTTCTTTTAAAGGAATAACCATCGCTTTGCGGACAAATCAAGGAGGGTTGAAAGAAATGGGGCTGTTTCTTTATACGTacagaaataaattaatatatatatataaaaaaaccaGAGGATTGATCAGTGAAAGTCACATAAAAGGCAATTAAACATTTGAAGTGACTATGTTCTGTACTGCTGTCTTGCTAGCTGTGGGCGTTCTCTCCATGCGTGTGCCTGTTTCTGCCCGAGTGTTGTTGATTTCTGGATGGTACCAGGGGAGTGatttgttcttcttttttttttcctttgttttttttttaaacatttttggaAAGAAGCCAATTCCATTGAAGAGGCCCTTCCATTAAATCACATGGGACTGATTTAATGAAGTAAAAGCATGAAAGTCGGTCTTGGCTTGAACTGTGCTTGTTGTAGTTACAAGCTGTTGACTACGGCTATGGTGGTTCTGCTTTTGcacattcagaaaaaaaaacccaacctaCAGTCTCTTGGAGCTTATTGTAATTATAATGCCAATGTGGTCTGTGTGGTTCTGGTGCTGAAATGTGTTGCAAGCAACAGAAATGGGTATTTTTagcatgttttcatttaaatgtcctTATTGGACGTAATTAAtagcaactttaaaaaaaaaatctgttacaGTAGACAAAATAAACttatgtgttattaatgttgTCTACAT
The nucleotide sequence above comes from Takifugu rubripes chromosome 9, fTakRub1.2, whole genome shotgun sequence. Encoded proteins:
- the sema3e gene encoding semaphorin-3E, producing MAERARAAYLAVMLLYLTLLDTASSIYPRIRLTHKELWQQNRSLLFQEHGVALQPRTMLLDEGHERLYIGARNALYSLSLDQINTDQTEIQWASTESQIEECLMKGREKSECANYIKVLQQYNQTHLLVCGTGAFNPICALVRLGDSGQERQFVLEGDSLMSGKGRCPFDPNSPCTSVLSKGELYIGLYTDYWENDGALCRLNRQTHTRTERNDRQQLNNPKFVGAAVIPDNDDRDDDKVYFFFTELETNPEGAKKAVHTHVGRVCANDQGGQRMLVNRWSSFLKTRLICSVASPNGIDTHFDELEDVFVLKDKDGKDPEIFGLFSTTSAVFKGYAVCVYRMEDIRAAFNGPFAQRERPEHHWTPHEDRIPYPRPGSCASKMSGGGFSSSKEFPDEVLRFVRAHPVMYRPVLPQYNRPVLLQTEPGRRKLTQIAVDRVQAQDGHYHVLYIGTDDSMVLKVITIYNKDTDSMEEVLLEELQVFKVPAPIQEIIISPKRQQLYVGSEVGVAQVRLHQCDLYGSECADCCLARDPYCAWDGLTCSRYYPAGVYKSRRFRRQDVRHGNAVQLCNGLQIDGEQWHRGEQRLVYGVESNSTLLECVPRSLQARVLWFVQTGDERVEVQGDERIIVMSHGLLFLQVRSSDTGVYVCQTVEHGYVHTLLRITLHVLGGERVKSAIHRADGAAEKPALNCHSSTTRLLGPSISPRTLAPSSGPGPHSRLWYKDFLQLIGYGDAQRVEEYCERVWCSSKKHKKSKRRYASLGGEKRGKGRADENSHRAPRHTLDT